The Phacochoerus africanus isolate WHEZ1 chromosome 3, ROS_Pafr_v1, whole genome shotgun sequence genome window below encodes:
- the PLAGL2 gene encoding zinc finger protein PLAGL2 isoform X2 yields the protein MATHSAQKPHQCMYCDKMFHRKDHLRNHLQTHDPNKEALHCSECGKNYNTKLGYRRHLAMHAASSGDLSCKVCLQTFESTQALLEHLKAHSRRVAGGAKEKKHPCDHCDRRFYTRKDVRRHLVVHTGRKDFLCQYCAQRFGRKDHLTRHVKKSHSQELLKIKTEPVDMLGLLSCSSTVNVKEELSPVLCMASRDVMGAKAFPGMLPMGMYGAHIPTMPSAGVPHSLVHNTLPMGMSYPLESSPISSPAQLPPKYQLGSTSYLPDKLPKVEVDSFLAELPGSLSLSSAEPQPASPQPAAAAALLDEALLTKSPANLSEALCAANVDFSHLLGFLPLNLPPCNPPGATGGLVMGYSQAEAQPLLTTLQAQPQDSPGAGGPLNFGPLHSLPPVFTSGLSTTTLPRFHQAFQ from the coding sequence ATGGCCACCCACTCAGCCCAGAAACCCCACCAGTGCATGTACTGTGATAAGATGTTTCATCGCAAGGACCATCTGCGAAACCACCTGCAAACCCACGACCCCAACAAAGAGGCCCTCCACTGTTCTGAGTGCGGTAAGAATTATAATACAAAGCTGGGCTACCGGCGCCACCTGGCCATGCATGCTGCCAGCAGTGGTGACCTCAGCTGCAAGGTGTGCCTGCAGACCTTCGAGAGTACCCAGGCCCTGCTAGAGCACCTGAAGGCCCACTCACGCCGGGTAGCAGGCGGTGCCAAGGAAAAGAAGCACCCCTGTGACCACTGTGACCGGCGATTCTATACTCGTAAGGATGTGCGACGGCACCTGGTGGTCCACACAGGCCGGAAGGACTTTCTGTGCCAGTACTGTGCCCAGCGATTTGGCCGCAAAGACCACCTGACACGTCATGTCAAGAAGAGCCACTCACAGGAGCTGCTCAAGATCAAGACAGAACCAGTGGACATGTTAGGCCTACTCAGCTGCAGTTCCACAGTCAACGTGAAGGAAGAGCTGAGCCCTGTGCTGTGCATGGCCTCTCGGGACGTGATGGGGGCCAAGGCCTTCCCTGGCATGTTGCCCATGGGCATGTATGGTGCCCACATCCCCACCATGCCCAGTGCGGGCGTGCCACACTCCTTGGTGCACAACACGCTGCCCATGGGTATGAGCTACCCTCTGGAATCTTCACCTATCTCTTCCCCAGCTCAGCTTCCTCCAAAATACCAGCTTGGATCTACCTCATACTTGCCCGACAAATTGCCCAAAGTGGAGGTGGATAGTTTTTTGGCGGAGCTTCCTGGAAGCCTGTCTCTCTCATCCGCTGAACCCCAGCCCGCCTCACCTCAGCCGGCGGCAGCTGCGGCCCTCCTAGATGAAGCACTGCTTACCAAGAGCCCCGCCAACCTCTCTGAGGCCCTCTGCGCTGCTAACGTGGACTTCTCCCACTTACTGGGCTTTCTTCCTCTCAATCTGCCCCCATGTAATCCACCCGGGGCCACTGGAGGCCTGGTTATGGGCTACTCCCAGGCCGAGGCACAGCCCCTGCTCACCACTTTGCAAGCTCAGCCTCAAGATTCCCCAGGAGCTGGGGGACCCCTGAACTTTGGGCCTCTACACTCCTTGCCTCCTGTCTTCACCTCTGGCCTGAGCACCACCACCCTGCCTCGTTTCCACCAGGCATTCCAGTAG
- the LOC125121866 gene encoding LOW QUALITY PROTEIN: putative testis-specific Y-encoded-like protein 3 (The sequence of the model RefSeq protein was modified relative to this genomic sequence to represent the inferred CDS: inserted 2 bases in 2 codons; deleted 2 bases in 1 codon) encodes GAGPDSGCLLGAIPCLVHPCTSPHFHHRLPVLPGRPPRRAPCHPAHPQPGSPSESQPVRGGGARGQSEPPRRSPCCRTSSGRAIPPPGWPAAEPSFSRDAVPPAPRAPPSQRLLQVIVDEGAGSLETAAGRVPVSGTREAGGRGYPEPTAIPGTSQLVLERREAASAAADQSPEDVLVGEGVPGTCGSEGWGARPEASGKAEEVRXEERAIFMEEAGVDMGKQQVGEERGVAEKLVREKKLEVGAGTGRPGPVNFGGPDVDPVEAICWELEAVNAQADRAYLRLERKFGRMRRFHLARRSFIIQNIPGFWVTAFLNHPQLSAMIRPQDEDILCYLMNLEVRELRHARTGCKFKFSFWSNPYXRNKVIVKEYECRSSGLVVSVASRIHWQQGQESPALVHRNRNTVRSFFSWFSQHSLPEADSVAQIIKEDLWPSPLQYYLLGDRPHRARRGLARWPTEAPPRPYGFQSD; translated from the exons ggtgctgggCCTGATTCTGGATGCCTGCTTGGAGCCATTCCTTGCTTGGTACACCCCTGCACTTCACCCCATTTTCACCACCGACTCCCAGTTCTCCCTGGGCGCCCGCCCAGGCGAGCCCCCTGCCACCCCGCCCACCCGCAGCCGGGGAGCCCTAGTGAATCACAACCGGTAAGGGGTGGGGGCGCAAGGGGGCAGAGCGAGCCCCCTAGGAGAAGCCCATGCTGCCGCACCTCCTCGGGCCGCGCGATCCCGCCGCCAGGATGGCCAGCAGCCGAGCCGTCCTTCTCGCGAGACGCAGTGCCTCCCGCACCCCGAGCCCCTCCAAGCCAGAGGCTCCTGCAGGTGATAGTGGACGAAGGGGCGGGGAGCCTGGAGACCGCCGCGGGCCGGGTCCCCGTGTCTGGGACTCGAGAGGCGGGGGGACGCGGGTaccctgagcccacagccatcCCTGGGACCTCCCAGCTTGTCCTGGAGCGCCGGGAAGCGGCCTCCGCCGCCGCTGACCAGAGCCCCGAAGACGTCCTTGTCGGGGAAGGCGTCCCAGGGACCTGTGGCTCAGAAGGGTGGGGGGCTCGGCCTGAAGCCAGCGGGAAGGCCGAGGAAGTGA CGGAGGAGAGGGCCATCTTCATGGAAGAGGCGGGGGTGGACATGGGGAAGCAgcaggtgggagaggagaggggggtGGCGGAGAAGCTGGTGAGGGAGAAGAAACTGGAGGTGGGAGCA GGCACAGGAAGACCCGGGCCCGTAAACTTTGGTGGCCCAGATGTGGACCCGGTGGAAGCCATCTGCTGGGAGTTGGAGGCCGTGAATGCCCAGGCAGACAGGGCCTACCTGCGCCTGGAGCGCAAGTTTGGGCGCATGCGCCGGTTTCACCTAGCCCGAAGGAGCTTCATCATCCAGAATATTCCTGGCTTTTGGGTTACCGCCTTCCTGAACCACCCACAGCTGTCAGCCATGATCAGACCCCAAGACGAAGACATTCTCTGCTACCTGATGAATTTGGAGGTGAGGGAGCTCAGGCACGCCAGAACCGGCTGCAAGTTTAAGTTCAGTTTTTGGAGCAATCCCT TCCGGAACAAGGTGATCGTGAAGGAGTATGAGTGCAGATCCTCTGGCCTGGTGGTTTCAGTCGCAAGTCGCATCCACTGGCAACAGGGCCAGGAATCCCCAGCCCTGGTCCACAGGAACCGGAACACTGTCCGCAGTTTCTTCAGCTGGTTCTCACAGCACAGCCTCCCAGAGGCAGACAGCGTTGCCCAGATTATTAAAGAGGACCTGTGGCCCAGTCCTCTGCAGTACTACCTGCTGGGGGATAGACCTCACAGAGCTAGGAGAGGCCTAGCAAGGTGGCCCACAGAGGCCCCTCCTAGGCCATATGGTTTCCAGTCTGACTAA
- the PLAGL2 gene encoding zinc finger protein PLAGL2 isoform X1 yields MTTFFTSVPPWIQDAKQEEEVGWKLVPRPRGREAESQVKCQCEISGTPFSNGEKLRPHSLPHPEQRPYSCPQLHCGKAFASKYKLYRHMATHSAQKPHQCMYCDKMFHRKDHLRNHLQTHDPNKEALHCSECGKNYNTKLGYRRHLAMHAASSGDLSCKVCLQTFESTQALLEHLKAHSRRVAGGAKEKKHPCDHCDRRFYTRKDVRRHLVVHTGRKDFLCQYCAQRFGRKDHLTRHVKKSHSQELLKIKTEPVDMLGLLSCSSTVNVKEELSPVLCMASRDVMGAKAFPGMLPMGMYGAHIPTMPSAGVPHSLVHNTLPMGMSYPLESSPISSPAQLPPKYQLGSTSYLPDKLPKVEVDSFLAELPGSLSLSSAEPQPASPQPAAAAALLDEALLTKSPANLSEALCAANVDFSHLLGFLPLNLPPCNPPGATGGLVMGYSQAEAQPLLTTLQAQPQDSPGAGGPLNFGPLHSLPPVFTSGLSTTTLPRFHQAFQ; encoded by the exons ATGACCACATTTTTCACCAGCGTCCCCCCCTGGATTCAAGATGCAaagcaggaggaggaagtgggctgGAAACTAGTTCCCAGGCCTCGGGGCCGGGAGGCGGAGAGTCAAGTGAAGTGCCAATGTGAAATATCGGGGACACCCTTCTCAAATGGGGAGAAGCTGAGGCCTCACAGCCTCCCCCATCCAGAGCAGAGACCGTATAGCTGCCCTCAGCTGCACTGTGGCAAGGCTTTTGCCTCCAAGTACAAGCTGTATAG GCACATGGCCACCCACTCAGCCCAGAAACCCCACCAGTGCATGTACTGTGATAAGATGTTTCATCGCAAGGACCATCTGCGAAACCACCTGCAAACCCACGACCCCAACAAAGAGGCCCTCCACTGTTCTGAGTGCGGTAAGAATTATAATACAAAGCTGGGCTACCGGCGCCACCTGGCCATGCATGCTGCCAGCAGTGGTGACCTCAGCTGCAAGGTGTGCCTGCAGACCTTCGAGAGTACCCAGGCCCTGCTAGAGCACCTGAAGGCCCACTCACGCCGGGTAGCAGGCGGTGCCAAGGAAAAGAAGCACCCCTGTGACCACTGTGACCGGCGATTCTATACTCGTAAGGATGTGCGACGGCACCTGGTGGTCCACACAGGCCGGAAGGACTTTCTGTGCCAGTACTGTGCCCAGCGATTTGGCCGCAAAGACCACCTGACACGTCATGTCAAGAAGAGCCACTCACAGGAGCTGCTCAAGATCAAGACAGAACCAGTGGACATGTTAGGCCTACTCAGCTGCAGTTCCACAGTCAACGTGAAGGAAGAGCTGAGCCCTGTGCTGTGCATGGCCTCTCGGGACGTGATGGGGGCCAAGGCCTTCCCTGGCATGTTGCCCATGGGCATGTATGGTGCCCACATCCCCACCATGCCCAGTGCGGGCGTGCCACACTCCTTGGTGCACAACACGCTGCCCATGGGTATGAGCTACCCTCTGGAATCTTCACCTATCTCTTCCCCAGCTCAGCTTCCTCCAAAATACCAGCTTGGATCTACCTCATACTTGCCCGACAAATTGCCCAAAGTGGAGGTGGATAGTTTTTTGGCGGAGCTTCCTGGAAGCCTGTCTCTCTCATCCGCTGAACCCCAGCCCGCCTCACCTCAGCCGGCGGCAGCTGCGGCCCTCCTAGATGAAGCACTGCTTACCAAGAGCCCCGCCAACCTCTCTGAGGCCCTCTGCGCTGCTAACGTGGACTTCTCCCACTTACTGGGCTTTCTTCCTCTCAATCTGCCCCCATGTAATCCACCCGGGGCCACTGGAGGCCTGGTTATGGGCTACTCCCAGGCCGAGGCACAGCCCCTGCTCACCACTTTGCAAGCTCAGCCTCAAGATTCCCCAGGAGCTGGGGGACCCCTGAACTTTGGGCCTCTACACTCCTTGCCTCCTGTCTTCACCTCTGGCCTGAGCACCACCACCCTGCCTCGTTTCCACCAGGCATTCCAGTAG